The Bombus terrestris chromosome 4, iyBomTerr1.2, whole genome shotgun sequence genome has a window encoding:
- the LOC100644957 gene encoding apoptotic chromatin condensation inducer in the nucleus isoform X2 yields MRRKSERNKAKAGSPEKEVERVTRKSTRKCVKQASSTSLEQENVEETTKGLSNKITEKKSAHIQKKEAEQLEEQNEKVLSIETDVKTKSQEDEEDNNSGSIWKVSRSDASPGEIQRLKLSRQHNTTEGSSDTSLNRKKSNKWQESGEGVAEEVDSADKQLVSSTRVPSSTEQPNDPSSSYPGQDSNEEVSDSKEILPETTSANLSDDKPNIDQQGESNEANYSNENADSKPIKSTSTTISAPSSNGNHSSEETNIMPKEEKSVEDTSEKTVEAFNKETSVENTQRDSSSDEEEDKKEKVRELNSSSESNDEIHTKSNRTGGRIQSASRRKHRTKYRDSSNSDTPDSEDEPSIKRDLEIDVCMQEEKISTEDSHEQKDHTESPKARNNFLLNNMEMEIEHCEANKQKLDNLVDKSEYTASATTQLVTYKPVKVNLKRSFSSRMLTEKNDVKKEDTDANANNEASTPNKENHDSTEPDAKCVPRKRRWGTALSTDTAPSFSISTDSLKALVPGARPLSINEVRLSKDDDEDRDRYRVSEKWHNSNEGINDNKSGDENIMQKNGATKKGDPKIDNHIARRKISIVKEVPHVKSPSPPATKPTNILLIKNLVRPFTLNQIKELLSRTGTIVENGFWMDRIKSKCFVEYANEDQAFETRQALHGISWPVSNPKRLHVEYATKDDMELARELSKDQSIPRKTEPLVPSDSWQQDWNREERTNTKVMVVREWDLGKEDGQQHIKEKEREKKEHDKKRRQRSRSPAVEAHLPAPARKFKKKEDEPPPAKLLDDLFRKTKATPCIYWLPLTNEQIVVKEEMRRQHMAEHARRLEEMRRAERNNRDGRRRRSPRK; encoded by the exons atgaGACGCAAAAGTGAAAGAAACAAAGCAAAAGCAGGGTCTCCAGAGAAAGAGGTTGAACGAGTAACACGAAAATCAACTCGAAAATGTGTAAAACAAGCATCTTCAACATCCTTAGAACAAGAAAATGTTGAAGAAACAACAAAAGGTTTGAGCAATAAAATCACGGAAAAGAAATCAGCACACATACAGAAAAAGGAAGCGGAACAATTAGaagaacaaaatgaaaaagtttTGTCTATTGAAACAGATGTTAAGACCAAATCacaagaagatgaagaagacaACAATTCTGGATCAATCTGGAAAGTGTCAAGATCCGATGCATCACCTGGCGAGATACAGAGATTAAAATTATCTAGACAGCATAACACAACAGAAGGGTCATCTGATACTTCTTTAAATAGGAAAAAATCGAACAAGTGGCAGGAAAGTGGTGAGGGAGTTGCAGAGGAGGTTGACTCGGCAGACAAGCAACTGGTTTCCTCTACAAGAGTACCCAGTAGCACTGAACAGCCGAACGATCCCTCCTCTTCATACCCAGGTCAGGACTCCAACGAAGAGGTAAGTGATAGCAAGGAGATCCTGCCTGAAACCACTTCAGCCAACTTGTCTGACGATAAACCAAACATAGATCAGCAAGGTGAATCAAATGAGGCAAATTACTCCAACGAAAACGCTGATAGTAAACCCATTAAGTCGACTAGTACAACTATATCAGCTCCTAGTTCAAATGGTAATCATTCATCCGAGGAGACAAACATTATGCCCAAGGAAGAAAAATCTGTGGAAGATACTAGTGAAAAGACAGTGGAAGCATTTAATAAAGAAACTAGCGTTGAAAACACTCAAAGAGATTCAAGCAGTGACGAGgaagaagataaaaaggaaaaagttcgTGAGCTAAATTCATCATCTGAATCAAATGATGAAATTCATACTAAGAGTAATAGAACTGGTGGCAGGATACAAAGTGCCAGTCGCAGAAAACATCGAACTAAATATCGAGATTCATCTAATTCTGATACACCAGATTCTGAGGATGAACCTTCTATTAAAAGAGATCTTGAAATTGATGTATGTATGCAAGAAGAGAAAATAAGTACAGAGGATTCCCACGAACAGAAAGATCATACTGAGTCACCAAAAGCaaggaataattttttattaaataacatgGAAATGGAAATAGAACATTGTGAagcaaataaacaaaaattagaCAATCTAGTTGATAAATCAGAATATACTGCATCAGCAACAACTCAGTTGGTGACTTACAAACCCGtgaaagtaaatttaaaaagatcATT tTCTTCGAGAATGTTAACAGAAAAGAATGATGTTAAAAAAGAAGATACTGATGCAAATGCAAATAATGAAGCGAGTACTCCAAATAAG GAAAATCACGACAGCACCGAACCAGATGCCAAATGTGTTCCGAGAAAGCGTCGATGGGGTACTGCATTATCTACTGACACCGCACCTTCGTTTTCAATTTCTACGGATTCACTTaaa GCGTTGGTGCCAGGAGCAAGACCATTGTCGATAAATGAGGTTCGTCTTTCAAAAGATGACGATGAAGACAGGGATCGTTATCGAGTTAGCGAAAAGTGGCACAATTCTAATGAAGGAATAAACGACAATAAATCCGGTGACGAAAACATCATGCAAAAGAATGGTGCAACAAAAAAAGGAGACCCAAAGATAGATAATCATATAG CAAGGCGTAAGATATCGATTGTTAAAGAAGTGCCACATGTGAAATCTCCAAGTCCACCTGCTACGAAGCCCACAAATATCCTTCTGATCAAAAACTTGGTTCGTCCGTTCACTTTGAATCAAATTAAAGAACTTCTATCGCGTACTGGCACAATTGTCGAAAATGGATTTTGGATGGATCGAATTAAATCCAAGTGTTTTGTAGAG TATGCTAACGAAGACCAGGCATTTGAGACGAGGCAagcgttacatggtatatcctGGCCAGTTTCAAACCCAAAGAGGCTTCATGTTGAATATGCAACCAAAGATGACATGGAATTAGCACGCGAATTATCAAAAGATCAATCCATCCCAAGAAAAACTGAACCTCTCGTACCGTCTGATTCATGGCAGCAGGATTGGAATCGCGAAGAAAGAACGAATACAAAG GTGATGGTAGTTCGAGAATGGGATCTTGGTAAAGAAGATGGACAACAgcatataaaagaaaaagaacgtgaAAAGAAAGAACATGATAAAAAAAGGCGACAGAGGAGTCGGAGTCCAGCAGTGGAAGCACACCTTCCAGCTCCAGCtcgtaaatttaaaaagaaagaggatGAGCCACCACCGGCTAAGCTTTTAGATGATCTCTTTAGAAAAACGAAAGCAACGCCATGCATATACTGGTTACCACTCACAAATGAACAG atAGTCGTAAAAGAAGAAATGAGAAGGCAACACATGGCAGAACATGCACGCAGATTAGAGGAGATGAGACGCGCTGAAAGAAACAACAGGGACGGTCGTCGCCGTCGCAGCCCAAGAAAATAG
- the LOC100644957 gene encoding apoptotic chromatin condensation inducer in the nucleus isoform X3 — MPKEEKSVEDTSEKTVEAFNKETSVENTQRDSSSDEEEDKKEKVRELNSSSESNDEIHTKSNRTGGRIQSASRRKHRTKYRDSSNSDTPDSEDEPSIKRDLEIDVCMQEEKISTEDSHEQKDHTESPKARNNFLLNNMEMEIEHCEANKQKLDNLVDKSEYTASATTQLVTYKPVKVNLKRSFSSRMLTEKNDVKKEDTDANANNEASTPNKENHDSTEPDAKCVPRKRRWGTALSTDTAPSFSISTDSLKALVPGARPLSINEVRLSKDDDEDRDRYRVSEKWHNSNEGINDNKSGDENIMQKNGATKKGDPKIDNHIAARRKISIVKEVPHVKSPSPPATKPTNILLIKNLVRPFTLNQIKELLSRTGTIVENGFWMDRIKSKCFVEYANEDQAFETRQALHGISWPVSNPKRLHVEYATKDDMELARELSKDQSIPRKTEPLVPSDSWQQDWNREERTNTKVMVVREWDLGKEDGQQHIKEKEREKKEHDKKRRQRSRSPAVEAHLPAPARKFKKKEDEPPPAKLLDDLFRKTKATPCIYWLPLTNEQIVVKEEMRRQHMAEHARRLEEMRRAERNNRDGRRRRSPRK, encoded by the exons ATGCCCAAGGAAGAAAAATCTGTGGAAGATACTAGTGAAAAGACAGTGGAAGCATTTAATAAAGAAACTAGCGTTGAAAACACTCAAAGAGATTCAAGCAGTGACGAGgaagaagataaaaaggaaaaagttcgTGAGCTAAATTCATCATCTGAATCAAATGATGAAATTCATACTAAGAGTAATAGAACTGGTGGCAGGATACAAAGTGCCAGTCGCAGAAAACATCGAACTAAATATCGAGATTCATCTAATTCTGATACACCAGATTCTGAGGATGAACCTTCTATTAAAAGAGATCTTGAAATTGATGTATGTATGCAAGAAGAGAAAATAAGTACAGAGGATTCCCACGAACAGAAAGATCATACTGAGTCACCAAAAGCaaggaataattttttattaaataacatgGAAATGGAAATAGAACATTGTGAagcaaataaacaaaaattagaCAATCTAGTTGATAAATCAGAATATACTGCATCAGCAACAACTCAGTTGGTGACTTACAAACCCGtgaaagtaaatttaaaaagatcATT tTCTTCGAGAATGTTAACAGAAAAGAATGATGTTAAAAAAGAAGATACTGATGCAAATGCAAATAATGAAGCGAGTACTCCAAATAAG GAAAATCACGACAGCACCGAACCAGATGCCAAATGTGTTCCGAGAAAGCGTCGATGGGGTACTGCATTATCTACTGACACCGCACCTTCGTTTTCAATTTCTACGGATTCACTTaaa GCGTTGGTGCCAGGAGCAAGACCATTGTCGATAAATGAGGTTCGTCTTTCAAAAGATGACGATGAAGACAGGGATCGTTATCGAGTTAGCGAAAAGTGGCACAATTCTAATGAAGGAATAAACGACAATAAATCCGGTGACGAAAACATCATGCAAAAGAATGGTGCAACAAAAAAAGGAGACCCAAAGATAGATAATCATATAG CAGCAAGGCGTAAGATATCGATTGTTAAAGAAGTGCCACATGTGAAATCTCCAAGTCCACCTGCTACGAAGCCCACAAATATCCTTCTGATCAAAAACTTGGTTCGTCCGTTCACTTTGAATCAAATTAAAGAACTTCTATCGCGTACTGGCACAATTGTCGAAAATGGATTTTGGATGGATCGAATTAAATCCAAGTGTTTTGTAGAG TATGCTAACGAAGACCAGGCATTTGAGACGAGGCAagcgttacatggtatatcctGGCCAGTTTCAAACCCAAAGAGGCTTCATGTTGAATATGCAACCAAAGATGACATGGAATTAGCACGCGAATTATCAAAAGATCAATCCATCCCAAGAAAAACTGAACCTCTCGTACCGTCTGATTCATGGCAGCAGGATTGGAATCGCGAAGAAAGAACGAATACAAAG GTGATGGTAGTTCGAGAATGGGATCTTGGTAAAGAAGATGGACAACAgcatataaaagaaaaagaacgtgaAAAGAAAGAACATGATAAAAAAAGGCGACAGAGGAGTCGGAGTCCAGCAGTGGAAGCACACCTTCCAGCTCCAGCtcgtaaatttaaaaagaaagaggatGAGCCACCACCGGCTAAGCTTTTAGATGATCTCTTTAGAAAAACGAAAGCAACGCCATGCATATACTGGTTACCACTCACAAATGAACAG atAGTCGTAAAAGAAGAAATGAGAAGGCAACACATGGCAGAACATGCACGCAGATTAGAGGAGATGAGACGCGCTGAAAGAAACAACAGGGACGGTCGTCGCCGTCGCAGCCCAAGAAAATAG
- the LOC100644957 gene encoding apoptotic chromatin condensation inducer in the nucleus isoform X1: protein MRRKSERNKAKAGSPEKEVERVTRKSTRKCVKQASSTSLEQENVEETTKGLSNKITEKKSAHIQKKEAEQLEEQNEKVLSIETDVKTKSQEDEEDNNSGSIWKVSRSDASPGEIQRLKLSRQHNTTEGSSDTSLNRKKSNKWQESGEGVAEEVDSADKQLVSSTRVPSSTEQPNDPSSSYPGQDSNEEVSDSKEILPETTSANLSDDKPNIDQQGESNEANYSNENADSKPIKSTSTTISAPSSNGNHSSEETNIMPKEEKSVEDTSEKTVEAFNKETSVENTQRDSSSDEEEDKKEKVRELNSSSESNDEIHTKSNRTGGRIQSASRRKHRTKYRDSSNSDTPDSEDEPSIKRDLEIDVCMQEEKISTEDSHEQKDHTESPKARNNFLLNNMEMEIEHCEANKQKLDNLVDKSEYTASATTQLVTYKPVKVNLKRSFSSRMLTEKNDVKKEDTDANANNEASTPNKENHDSTEPDAKCVPRKRRWGTALSTDTAPSFSISTDSLKALVPGARPLSINEVRLSKDDDEDRDRYRVSEKWHNSNEGINDNKSGDENIMQKNGATKKGDPKIDNHIAARRKISIVKEVPHVKSPSPPATKPTNILLIKNLVRPFTLNQIKELLSRTGTIVENGFWMDRIKSKCFVEYANEDQAFETRQALHGISWPVSNPKRLHVEYATKDDMELARELSKDQSIPRKTEPLVPSDSWQQDWNREERTNTKVMVVREWDLGKEDGQQHIKEKEREKKEHDKKRRQRSRSPAVEAHLPAPARKFKKKEDEPPPAKLLDDLFRKTKATPCIYWLPLTNEQIVVKEEMRRQHMAEHARRLEEMRRAERNNRDGRRRRSPRK, encoded by the exons atgaGACGCAAAAGTGAAAGAAACAAAGCAAAAGCAGGGTCTCCAGAGAAAGAGGTTGAACGAGTAACACGAAAATCAACTCGAAAATGTGTAAAACAAGCATCTTCAACATCCTTAGAACAAGAAAATGTTGAAGAAACAACAAAAGGTTTGAGCAATAAAATCACGGAAAAGAAATCAGCACACATACAGAAAAAGGAAGCGGAACAATTAGaagaacaaaatgaaaaagtttTGTCTATTGAAACAGATGTTAAGACCAAATCacaagaagatgaagaagacaACAATTCTGGATCAATCTGGAAAGTGTCAAGATCCGATGCATCACCTGGCGAGATACAGAGATTAAAATTATCTAGACAGCATAACACAACAGAAGGGTCATCTGATACTTCTTTAAATAGGAAAAAATCGAACAAGTGGCAGGAAAGTGGTGAGGGAGTTGCAGAGGAGGTTGACTCGGCAGACAAGCAACTGGTTTCCTCTACAAGAGTACCCAGTAGCACTGAACAGCCGAACGATCCCTCCTCTTCATACCCAGGTCAGGACTCCAACGAAGAGGTAAGTGATAGCAAGGAGATCCTGCCTGAAACCACTTCAGCCAACTTGTCTGACGATAAACCAAACATAGATCAGCAAGGTGAATCAAATGAGGCAAATTACTCCAACGAAAACGCTGATAGTAAACCCATTAAGTCGACTAGTACAACTATATCAGCTCCTAGTTCAAATGGTAATCATTCATCCGAGGAGACAAACATTATGCCCAAGGAAGAAAAATCTGTGGAAGATACTAGTGAAAAGACAGTGGAAGCATTTAATAAAGAAACTAGCGTTGAAAACACTCAAAGAGATTCAAGCAGTGACGAGgaagaagataaaaaggaaaaagttcgTGAGCTAAATTCATCATCTGAATCAAATGATGAAATTCATACTAAGAGTAATAGAACTGGTGGCAGGATACAAAGTGCCAGTCGCAGAAAACATCGAACTAAATATCGAGATTCATCTAATTCTGATACACCAGATTCTGAGGATGAACCTTCTATTAAAAGAGATCTTGAAATTGATGTATGTATGCAAGAAGAGAAAATAAGTACAGAGGATTCCCACGAACAGAAAGATCATACTGAGTCACCAAAAGCaaggaataattttttattaaataacatgGAAATGGAAATAGAACATTGTGAagcaaataaacaaaaattagaCAATCTAGTTGATAAATCAGAATATACTGCATCAGCAACAACTCAGTTGGTGACTTACAAACCCGtgaaagtaaatttaaaaagatcATT tTCTTCGAGAATGTTAACAGAAAAGAATGATGTTAAAAAAGAAGATACTGATGCAAATGCAAATAATGAAGCGAGTACTCCAAATAAG GAAAATCACGACAGCACCGAACCAGATGCCAAATGTGTTCCGAGAAAGCGTCGATGGGGTACTGCATTATCTACTGACACCGCACCTTCGTTTTCAATTTCTACGGATTCACTTaaa GCGTTGGTGCCAGGAGCAAGACCATTGTCGATAAATGAGGTTCGTCTTTCAAAAGATGACGATGAAGACAGGGATCGTTATCGAGTTAGCGAAAAGTGGCACAATTCTAATGAAGGAATAAACGACAATAAATCCGGTGACGAAAACATCATGCAAAAGAATGGTGCAACAAAAAAAGGAGACCCAAAGATAGATAATCATATAG CAGCAAGGCGTAAGATATCGATTGTTAAAGAAGTGCCACATGTGAAATCTCCAAGTCCACCTGCTACGAAGCCCACAAATATCCTTCTGATCAAAAACTTGGTTCGTCCGTTCACTTTGAATCAAATTAAAGAACTTCTATCGCGTACTGGCACAATTGTCGAAAATGGATTTTGGATGGATCGAATTAAATCCAAGTGTTTTGTAGAG TATGCTAACGAAGACCAGGCATTTGAGACGAGGCAagcgttacatggtatatcctGGCCAGTTTCAAACCCAAAGAGGCTTCATGTTGAATATGCAACCAAAGATGACATGGAATTAGCACGCGAATTATCAAAAGATCAATCCATCCCAAGAAAAACTGAACCTCTCGTACCGTCTGATTCATGGCAGCAGGATTGGAATCGCGAAGAAAGAACGAATACAAAG GTGATGGTAGTTCGAGAATGGGATCTTGGTAAAGAAGATGGACAACAgcatataaaagaaaaagaacgtgaAAAGAAAGAACATGATAAAAAAAGGCGACAGAGGAGTCGGAGTCCAGCAGTGGAAGCACACCTTCCAGCTCCAGCtcgtaaatttaaaaagaaagaggatGAGCCACCACCGGCTAAGCTTTTAGATGATCTCTTTAGAAAAACGAAAGCAACGCCATGCATATACTGGTTACCACTCACAAATGAACAG atAGTCGTAAAAGAAGAAATGAGAAGGCAACACATGGCAGAACATGCACGCAGATTAGAGGAGATGAGACGCGCTGAAAGAAACAACAGGGACGGTCGTCGCCGTCGCAGCCCAAGAAAATAG
- the Kr-h1 gene encoding kruppel homolog 1 (The RefSeq protein has 1 substitution and aligns at 99% coverage compared to this genomic sequence), whose translation MNNSTTMSVNNEISTVEPVNPVKSLVCSPDLSVFTPACSGETLSANVEEKTYQCLLCQKVFDQKSLYQSHLRSHGKEGEDPYRCNICGKTFAVPARLTRHYRTHTGEKPYQCEYCSKSFSVKENLSVHRRIHTKERPYKCDVCERAFEHSGKLHRHMRIHTGERPHKCTVCSKTFIQSGQLVIHMRTHTGEKPYVCKSCGKGFTCSKQLKVHTRTHTGEKPYTCDICGKSFGYNHVLKLHQVAHYGEKVYKCTLCHETFGSKKTMELHIKTHSDSSVTGSPRDSPIEPEIEISQANSVGTASDKENRKTEEPIDDAAAYDDTPRDFPYYMYSREQYSQPLLMPSEDRAFQTTSVVPVEQSHLFLYPEVSPTYTGLGIQNNEFVSDCSSLLNLPGNDARRRVEAALEAVEEERQREYGIRIEREPILTPPSSNPVSPVPSPDPLDLAIPVRETLILPPRKRCKMILESMESERNGLIASQRQNSVIQFAKVS comes from the exons ATGACAAATTCGACTACTATGTCGGTCAACAACGAGATATCAACAGTGGAGCCAGTAAATCCGGTGAAAAGCCTCGTATGTAGTCCGGATTTGAGCGTGTTCACACCAGCGTGCAGTGGCGAGACTCTATCGGCAAACGTCGAGGAGAAGACGTACCAGTGTTTACTGTGTCAAAAGGTTTTTGATCAGAAGAGTTTGTATCAGAGCCATCTCCGTTCGCACGGTAAAGAAGGCGAAGATCCTTACCGATGCAATATTTGCGGGAAAACTTTTGCGGTACCTGCGCGATTGACTAGACATTATCGTACGCACACTGGTGAAAAACCGTACCAATGCGAATATTGTAGTAAATCGTTTTCCGTAAAAGAGAATTTAAGCGTGCATCGTCGTATACATACGAAAGAACGGCCTTATAAGTGTGATGTGTGCGAACGTGCATTTGAACATAGTGGTAAGCTGCATCGACATATGCGAATTCACACCGGAGAACGGCCACACAAGTGTACAGTCTGCTCGAAAACGTTCATTCAAAGCGGACAGTTGGTAATACACATGCGCACGCATACCGGGGAAAAACCATACGTTTGCAAGTCCTGTGGCAAGGGATTTACATGCTCTAAGCAACTGAAGGTACATACCCGCACGCACACCGGGGAGAAACCTTACACTTGCGACATCTGTGGTAAATCCTTCGGTTACAACCATGTCCTCAAATTGCATCAG GTTGCCCACTATGGTGAAAAAGTTTATAAGTGCACACTATGTCATGAGACGTTTGGTTCAAAGAAGACCATGGAGTTACACATTAAAACTCATTCAGACTCATCGGTCACTGGTTCTCCTCGGGACTCACCAATCGAGCCAGAGATTGAGATCTCGCAGGCAAATAGTGTTGGCACTGCTAGTGACAAGGAGAACCGCAAGACTGAAGAGCCAATTGATGATGCTGCTGCTTATGACGACACTCCACGAGATTTTCCTTATTACATGTATTCCAGAGAGCAGTATTCACAACCGCTTCTGATGCCTAGTGAAGACAGAGCTTTTCAAACGACGTCTGTAGTCCCTGTTGAACAATCTCACTTGTTTCTGTATCCTGAGGTTTCTCCAACATACACTGGTCTTGGAATTCAAAACAACGAATTTGTTAGTGACTGCTCGTCTCTTCTCAATTTACCAGGGAACGACGCTCGTAGAAGAGTAGAGGCTGCACTAGAAGCAGTCGAAGAAGAAAGACAGAGGGAGTATGGCATCAGGATTGAAAGAGAACCGATTTTAACTCCTCCAAGCAGCAATCCCGTAAGTCCTGTTCCTTCGCCGGATCCTCTCGATTTGGCAATTCCAGTACGAGAAACGTTAATTCTCCCTCCAAGAAAACGGTGTAAAATGATCCTGGAGTCGATGGAAAGTGAGAGAAATGGTCTCATCGCCTCTCAAAGACAGAACTCTGTTATCCAATTTGCAAAAG